In a single window of the Gossypium hirsutum isolate 1008001.06 chromosome A13, Gossypium_hirsutum_v2.1, whole genome shotgun sequence genome:
- the LOC107894072 gene encoding uncharacterized protein, with amino-acid sequence MPSTSSATPPTPSHPTTHHVLQALLASSRPFLRGELQHVDKNLPNLVAVLRSVGAGECWHKHGSFLEHLVDIYRILKIWKAQDSVCLCGLFHSAYSNSYVNLAIFDPSTGRDVVRGHVGDAAERLIHLFCVVPRQPLIHDDLLFKYTDSEIVEHLAASEVSLKNAKEKGVFNEDDAWRNKIRGLVPENGLTVKHIKTGEDVLVSRRVFAIFLMMTMADFSDQLYGFQDVLFENFDGRLEFVGNNNVALWPGNGKPGLWLNSISRMGAIYSLILREEEIFVEQRKRVSGIEVETDRDEDIELVVPPVLEHCSKVLGAKEQIEARDLYWEAVCDDSKGGQERAEELLVGSIEKNPFVGEPHVVLAQVYLTKGRFEEAEKEAEKGLILMLEWSSPWDKRMSWEGWIAWGRVLLMKAKEQSWPQTSWGVLNLGLVK; translated from the coding sequence ATGCCATCAACTTCATCGGCAACCCCACCGACACCATCTCATCCCACCACTCACCACGTCCTTCAAGCCCTGTTAGCCTCCTCACGTCCCTTCCTTCGTGGCGAGCTTCAACATGTCGACAAAAACTTGCCTAATTTGGTCGCCGTCTTGCGTTCCGTTGGTGCCGGCGAGTGTTGGCACAAGCACGGCAGCTTTTTAGAGCATCTGGTCGATATCTATCGGATTCTCAAAATATGGAAGGCGCAAGACTCCGTTTGCCTTTGCGGTCTTTTCCACTCTGCTTACTCCAACTCTTACGTCAACCTCGCCATATTCGACCCTTCAACCGGCCGCGACGTCGTTCGAGGCCACGTCGGCGACGCTGCAGAGCGTTTAATCCATTTGTTCTGCGTCGTCCCTAGGCAACCTTTGATCCACGATGACCTTTTGTTCAAATATACGGATTCGGAAATCGTCGAACACCTTGCGGCCTCCGAGGTTTCGTTGAAGAACGCCAAAGAAAAGGGCGTTTTTAATGAAGACGACGCTTGGAGGAATAAGATACGCGGACTGGTGCCTGAAAATGGGCTTACAGTGAAGCACATAAAGACCGGCGAGGACGTGTTGGTGTCTCGAAGGGTGTTCGCTATTTTCCTCATGATGACCATGGCAGATTTCAGTGACCAGCTTTATGGATTCCAGGATGTTCTGTTTGAAAACTTCGATGGTAGGCTCGAATTCGTGGGCAACAACAACGTTGCTTTATGGCCTGGGAATGGCAAACCAGGGCTGTGGTTGAATTCAATATCGAGAATGGGGGCAATATATAGTTTAATACTGAGAGAGGAAGAGATTTTTGTTGAACAAAGGAAAAGGGTAAGTGGCATTGAGGTTGAAACTGACAGAGATGAAGACATTGAGCTTGTTGTGCCACCAGTTTTAGAGCACTGCAGTAAGGTGTTAGGTGCAAAAGAGCAAATAGAGGCAAGGGACTTGTATTGGGAAGCTGTTTGTGATGATTCAAAAGGAGGGCAAGAGAGAGCTGAGGAATTGTTAGTAGGCAGCATTGAGAAGAACCCTTTTGTGGGTGAACCACATGTGGTGTTGGCTCAGGTTTATTTGACCAAAGGAAGGTTTGAGGAAGCTGAAAAAGAGGCCGAAAAAGGGTTGATTTTGATGCTCGAATGGAGCAGTCCATGGGATAAAAGGATGTCTTGGGAAGGATGGATTGCTTGGGGAAGGGTTCTGTTGATGAAAGCTAAAGAGCAATCTTGGCCACAAACTTCATGGGGTGTCCTCAATTTAGGCCTTGTTAAGTAA
- the LOC107894930 gene encoding uncharacterized protein: protein MHRRRLRDLSIVQNTPNSEEANSEQQTVIESLNVPETLDESAEFQTESGGTCRGRGRTLLKDLYNLNLIEHVKVSRNSHGQPVGSEARLLAGYLGIIERNANMLPIKYKSWHHMPDSNKNQAVDNIKERFVLEVSDNYIKKALGKKWRDHKSTLKKQYFNKDISLKEKLRNVPPGMLRYQWKDAVRFWNSKKGEDYERVGTSSRQKQKFMHTARSRSFSSVAEAEEVSSGQKVGRL from the exons atgcatagaagaagattacgagatttaagtattgtccaaaatactccaaattcggaagaagcaaatagtgaacagcagacagttaTTGAATCTTtgaatgtgccggagacacttgacgagtctgcagaatttcaaa ctgaaagtggtgggacttgcagaggtcgaggacgtacgctacttaaagatttatacAACTTAAATCTTATCGAGCAtgtcaaagtaagtagaaacagtcatggtcagcctgttggatctgaggctcgacttttagcaggctatttgggcattatagaacgaaatgccaatatgttgcccatcaagtacaaatcatggcatcacatgcctgatagcaacaaaaatcaagctgtcgataatattaag gagagatttgttttagaggtctcggataactatatcaagaaggcattgggtaaaaaatggagagaccataaaagcactTTGAAGAAGCAATATTTTAATAAAGACATAAGCCTCAAAGAAAAATTgcgaaatgtcccgccgggaatgttgaggtaccaatggaaagatgcggttagattctggaattcaaagaaaggagag GACtatgagcgagttggaacaagcagtaggcaaaaacaaaaattcatgcaCACGGCAAGGTCGAGAAGTTTTtctt